The Silvanigrella paludirubra genome includes a window with the following:
- a CDS encoding heavy metal translocating P-type ATPase — translation MKHNELITVKYNIKGMDCPSCANKIEIFCNKISGVNQAKINFTASLFTLNFYNNSDTRDKVEKGIKNLGFELTEIPEAIKYNGEKTHLRIKEKLKREFVISNNKKSNYFNKIKEKKLSTEKVDNHKLEHNHTKEQSHDHSHNHSHDSTNWLPITFLSIAFALSWIVEYFSKSFGLVSFAIVTLIALLPILKKSWTMMKVGYVFSVETLMSISAIGAIFIGASEEAAAVIILFMLGETIEGYTSRRAKKGIQSLASLLPDTSLLVTKEGTTKQIKSSEIKIGDHIEIKPGERLAIDGEIFKGTANIDESLLTGESLPVYKKQGDKVVAGSINTDGNIIVKATLPGNNNAVTRMLKMVEEAQSSKSRVMRSIESFSRIYTPIILLIGLLTAIIPPLFFQMQWVDWIYRGLTILLIGCPCALVISTPSAIASAITAATKMGILIKNASALESLGKIKKIAFDKTGTITHGKLKVTNVISFESNEEKLLKFAGMVESKSTHPLAIAILNEVFERKITLNEVQNAKNLSGKGASALIENKIAIICSPIYANELNALNLEQNSLIKSYQEQGKTIAVVLIEQKALGFIALSDTLKPEAKSSIEKLKQLGINSIILTGDNKISANAITKNINTEVIAELLPENKLSYIQNISKEQKVAMVGDGINDAPALAAAEIGIAMGGGTDVAVDTSQIVISKNNLNSIVDAIVLSRKTMINIKQNIFLAIGLKAIFLILTIFGDTQLWMAILADTGATVLVTLNALRLLKFKSVPIE, via the coding sequence ATGAAACATAATGAATTAATTACAGTAAAATATAACATTAAAGGAATGGATTGTCCCAGTTGTGCAAACAAAATTGAAATTTTTTGCAATAAAATCTCTGGGGTAAACCAAGCAAAAATAAACTTTACGGCATCGTTATTTACCCTAAATTTTTATAATAATAGCGACACAAGAGATAAAGTAGAAAAAGGGATTAAAAACCTTGGTTTTGAATTAACAGAAATACCAGAAGCAATTAAATATAATGGTGAAAAAACGCATTTAAGAATTAAAGAGAAATTAAAAAGAGAGTTTGTAATTTCTAATAATAAAAAATCAAATTATTTTAACAAAATAAAGGAAAAAAAGCTCTCTACCGAAAAAGTTGATAACCATAAATTAGAGCATAATCACACTAAAGAACAAAGTCATGACCATAGCCATAATCATAGCCACGATTCAACGAATTGGCTTCCCATTACTTTTTTAAGCATCGCCTTTGCCCTTTCTTGGATAGTTGAATATTTTTCAAAAAGTTTCGGTCTTGTTTCTTTTGCAATTGTTACTTTAATTGCTCTTTTACCAATCCTTAAAAAATCATGGACCATGATGAAAGTAGGATATGTTTTTAGTGTAGAGACCTTAATGAGTATTTCTGCCATAGGTGCTATTTTTATTGGAGCATCCGAAGAAGCTGCAGCAGTAATTATCCTATTTATGCTAGGTGAAACAATAGAAGGATATACTTCTAGGCGCGCTAAAAAAGGAATTCAATCCTTAGCATCTTTACTTCCTGATACTTCTCTCCTTGTTACAAAAGAGGGAACAACAAAACAAATAAAATCTTCAGAAATAAAAATAGGAGACCACATAGAGATTAAACCTGGAGAGCGTTTAGCTATAGATGGTGAAATTTTTAAAGGAACAGCAAATATTGATGAATCTTTGTTAACAGGAGAGTCCTTACCTGTTTATAAAAAACAAGGAGATAAAGTTGTTGCAGGCTCTATTAATACGGACGGAAACATTATTGTTAAAGCAACACTACCCGGAAATAATAATGCTGTTACCAGAATGCTCAAAATGGTAGAAGAAGCTCAAAGTTCAAAATCAAGAGTAATGAGGAGCATTGAAAGTTTCAGTAGAATATACACTCCTATTATTCTATTAATAGGTTTATTAACCGCAATCATTCCTCCCCTATTTTTTCAAATGCAATGGGTAGACTGGATTTACCGTGGTCTTACTATACTTCTCATTGGCTGCCCATGCGCACTTGTTATTTCCACTCCCTCTGCAATTGCTTCTGCCATTACAGCGGCAACAAAAATGGGTATTTTAATAAAAAACGCTTCTGCGCTTGAGTCCTTAGGAAAAATTAAAAAAATTGCTTTTGATAAAACAGGTACAATAACTCATGGTAAACTAAAGGTAACAAATGTTATTTCTTTTGAAAGTAACGAAGAAAAATTATTAAAATTTGCGGGTATGGTAGAGTCAAAGTCAACCCACCCACTTGCTATAGCGATTCTTAATGAAGTTTTTGAAAGAAAAATAACTTTAAACGAAGTACAAAATGCCAAAAATTTATCTGGAAAAGGCGCAAGCGCTCTAATTGAGAATAAAATAGCAATCATTTGCTCTCCTATTTATGCAAATGAATTAAATGCTTTAAATTTAGAACAGAATTCACTAATAAAAAGTTATCAAGAGCAAGGAAAAACAATAGCTGTTGTATTAATAGAACAAAAAGCCCTAGGTTTTATCGCATTATCAGACACTCTGAAACCCGAAGCAAAATCATCAATAGAAAAATTAAAGCAATTAGGAATTAATAGCATTATTTTAACTGGTGATAATAAAATTTCCGCAAATGCAATCACAAAAAATATAAATACAGAAGTGATAGCAGAACTTTTACCAGAAAATAAACTTTCTTATATTCAAAACATTTCAAAAGAGCAAAAAGTTGCCATGGTTGGGGACGGAATTAATGATGCACCTGCCCTTGCCGCTGCAGAAATTGGAATTGCCATGGGTGGAGGTACCGATGTTGCCGTAGATACTTCTCAAATTGTAATATCAAAAAATAATTTAAATTCCATTGTAGATGCCATTGTATTATCAAGAAAAACTATGATTAATATTAAACAAAATATTTTTCTAGCAATTGGTTTGAAAGCTATTTTTCTCATTTTAACAATTTTTGGTGATACTCAACTTTGGATGGCTATTCTTGCTGATACAGGAGCAACTGTTCTAGTTACCTTAAATGCTTTAAGATTATTAAAATTTAAATCAGTACCAATTGAATAA
- a CDS encoding oxidoreductase, with protein sequence MKKINTAIVGFGLSGSTFHAPVFLSVPHFEFKYVVSSKPENIKLKYPNVKVISNFNDLLNLSDLDLIIITTPNNTHYSLAKLALLSGKNVIVDKPFVLKFQEGLELCEIARSKNLFLSVYQNRRWDNGFLTLKKCLSEDLLGEIFNYESYFDRFRPIVSETKWRELEGEGTGLLFDLGSHLIDQAIELFGMPEEILADIEMQRNGAKAIDYFKLIFKYKKLRVTIGASSIMSLPRPVLSVHGTKGSFVKYELDPQENELRAGKTPLISNWGEEREGSGGAFVSLLKDEKISESKIKCVPGSYQEYYEKVFQSLINKNQNPVEPLSALNVIKLIELSLESASSKKWIVINS encoded by the coding sequence ATGAAAAAAATAAATACGGCAATTGTAGGTTTTGGACTATCTGGTTCAACATTTCATGCTCCTGTTTTTCTAAGTGTTCCGCATTTTGAATTTAAATATGTTGTTTCATCAAAACCTGAAAATATAAAATTAAAATATCCAAATGTAAAAGTGATCTCTAACTTTAATGACCTATTAAATTTATCAGATCTAGATCTTATTATAATTACAACACCAAATAACACTCATTATTCTTTAGCAAAGCTTGCACTTCTGAGTGGTAAAAATGTAATCGTGGACAAGCCTTTTGTATTAAAATTTCAAGAAGGACTAGAGCTTTGCGAAATAGCGCGTTCTAAAAATCTTTTTTTAAGTGTTTATCAAAATAGACGATGGGACAATGGTTTTTTAACTTTAAAAAAATGTCTGAGTGAAGATTTATTGGGTGAAATTTTTAATTACGAATCTTATTTTGATAGGTTTCGACCAATTGTCTCTGAAACAAAATGGCGTGAGTTAGAGGGAGAGGGAACGGGTTTATTATTTGATCTAGGTTCTCATTTAATCGATCAAGCAATTGAATTATTTGGTATGCCTGAAGAAATATTGGCAGATATTGAAATGCAAAGAAACGGAGCTAAGGCTATAGACTATTTTAAATTAATTTTTAAGTATAAAAAATTAAGAGTTACCATAGGAGCTTCAAGTATAATGTCTTTGCCTCGTCCTGTTTTATCTGTACACGGAACAAAAGGAAGTTTTGTTAAATATGAACTAGATCCTCAAGAAAACGAATTAAGAGCAGGAAAAACTCCTTTAATTTCAAATTGGGGTGAAGAAAGGGAAGGTAGTGGAGGTGCTTTTGTTTCTTTATTAAAAGATGAAAAAATTTCTGAATCTAAAATAAAATGTGTTCCTGGTTCTTATCAAGAATACTATGAAAAAGTATTTCAAAGTTTGATAAATAAAAATCAAAATCCTGTAGAACCTTTATCTGCCTTAAATGTGATCAAATTAATTGAATTATCTTTAGAAAGCGCAAGTTCAAAAAAATGGATTGTTATTAATTCTTAA
- a CDS encoding RNA polymerase sigma factor: MPKNDSNLESDENLLNRWYEGDSFAFNLFFNRHYNKVYSYGIKRGIPHNDMEDVVQEVFFKLHKSIHHYEKGRAALPWFFTIVHNTCIDWLRKNISVLNKNTDLPEELSKIEEDTISDEKLDKVEMILKSMKEKERSLFKMRNVEEFSFKEISIKLGKSEVSLRKSYQRILSSIKNIVSEKK; this comes from the coding sequence ATGCCCAAAAATGATTCTAATTTAGAGAGTGATGAAAATTTGTTAAACCGTTGGTATGAAGGAGATAGTTTTGCCTTTAATCTTTTTTTTAATCGCCACTACAATAAAGTCTATTCATATGGAATAAAGCGGGGAATACCGCATAATGATATGGAAGACGTTGTTCAAGAAGTTTTTTTTAAACTTCACAAAAGCATTCATCATTATGAAAAAGGAAGAGCTGCGCTTCCTTGGTTTTTTACAATAGTTCATAATACTTGTATTGACTGGTTAAGAAAAAATATTTCTGTTTTAAATAAAAATACTGACTTACCAGAAGAATTATCTAAAATTGAAGAAGATACAATCTCTGACGAAAAACTCGATAAAGTAGAAATGATTTTAAAAAGCATGAAAGAAAAAGAAAGATCTTTATTTAAAATGAGAAATGTGGAAGAATTTTCATTTAAAGAAATATCAATAAAACTAGGAAAAAGTGAAGTTTCTTTAAGAAAGTCTTATCAAAGAATATTAAGCTCAATAAAAAATATTGTTTCAGAAAAAAAATAA
- a CDS encoding M12 family metallopeptidase, producing MKLSQSNIFFLYSALFFNAGSYAMQENIEDIQTKISNTIKCDNDFLYSNKNNNYDKDKPRSAPIPQNELWPEGKVYYKFSPGHFNFEQVAKIKDAMRTIMELPKVSISFEEATRSVGNNYILITRVNNQNQDLGCSANVGRVHPNNPSPHSLTLGTGCVNDKGTVLHELLHVLGFYHEQSREDRDDHVSILWENISTNAKYNFSNYKNHNNIRFTPYDYDSIMHYDPYGFSQNLYPTIIPKECLANYRQNPYNYYRYNTENWYGHHAALFRSCPKIKEISVHKNSLSPGDIYSLQMMYPKAKTDENDDKTDVIEDNNGIPKYDKKELELCLTKKESTEWKLEEKKGIKIWTMFEPNHDGKSCTLYYQVYTYISDKEGWKVEPKKEFIFSK from the coding sequence GTGAAATTATCGCAATCAAATATTTTTTTTCTATACTCAGCATTATTTTTTAATGCAGGTAGCTATGCAATGCAAGAGAATATAGAAGATATCCAAACAAAAATATCAAATACCATTAAATGTGATAATGATTTTTTATATTCTAATAAAAATAATAATTATGATAAAGATAAGCCTAGGAGTGCACCAATTCCTCAAAATGAATTATGGCCTGAAGGCAAAGTTTATTACAAATTTTCACCAGGACATTTTAATTTTGAACAAGTTGCAAAAATTAAAGATGCAATGAGAACAATAATGGAACTTCCAAAAGTTTCTATTTCTTTTGAAGAAGCAACACGGAGTGTGGGTAACAATTATATATTAATTACCCGTGTGAATAATCAAAATCAAGATTTAGGTTGCTCTGCAAATGTGGGTAGGGTGCATCCAAATAATCCTTCTCCTCACTCTTTAACTTTGGGCACTGGGTGCGTAAATGATAAAGGAACAGTTTTGCATGAATTGCTTCATGTATTAGGATTCTATCATGAGCAATCGAGAGAAGATAGAGATGACCACGTTTCTATCTTGTGGGAAAATATATCTACAAATGCAAAATATAATTTTTCTAATTACAAAAACCACAATAATATTCGATTTACTCCATATGACTACGACTCAATTATGCATTATGATCCATATGGATTTTCACAAAACCTATATCCAACAATTATTCCTAAAGAATGTTTAGCTAATTATCGCCAAAACCCTTATAATTATTATAGATATAATACTGAAAATTGGTATGGACATCATGCCGCATTATTTAGAAGTTGTCCAAAAATAAAAGAAATATCAGTGCATAAAAATAGTTTAAGCCCTGGTGATATTTATTCTTTGCAAATGATGTATCCAAAAGCTAAAACTGATGAAAATGATGATAAAACTGATGTTATAGAAGATAATAATGGCATTCCTAAATACGACAAAAAAGAACTAGAACTTTGTTTAACTAAAAAAGAAAGTACGGAATGGAAATTAGAAGAAAAGAAAGGAATTAAAATTTGGACTATGTTCGAACCAAATCATGATGGTAAAAGTTGTACTTTATATTATCAAGTGTATACATATATAAGTGATAAAGAAGGATGGAAAGTAGAGCCCAAAAAAGAATTTATTTTTTCAAAATAA
- a CDS encoding substrate-binding periplasmic protein, translating into MFIRNYYFKFIKLFILLGLLNNFESYSKELLFCHDEIESFPWFEQNGNGLNTVEMNLVDEKLEDIEIKQQSLPWLSCLRELKQNKIDGVFAASYSPERLEIGVYPGIPLGAKDGIPDESKRMHISEYALYKKKGSQIKWDGSKISGAKRVGAQSGFSILTLLKKQKEQKNIEFIDESEQSSNALIYHIAKGNLDAVAMLSLQADKIIKLNKDFSNIEKIEPALEKKAYYLILSHKLVKEDPELANKIWKTLQEVRNSTEYKAKVKEIFKKYF; encoded by the coding sequence ATGTTTATCAGAAATTATTATTTTAAATTTATAAAATTATTTATTTTATTGGGTTTATTAAATAATTTTGAATCCTATAGCAAGGAATTGCTTTTTTGTCATGATGAAATAGAATCGTTTCCTTGGTTTGAGCAAAATGGAAATGGATTAAATACGGTTGAAATGAATTTGGTTGATGAAAAGCTTGAGGATATTGAAATAAAGCAACAATCATTGCCTTGGCTGAGTTGTTTAAGAGAATTAAAACAGAATAAAATAGATGGTGTATTTGCAGCTAGTTATTCACCAGAAAGGCTTGAAATAGGAGTCTATCCAGGGATACCATTAGGTGCGAAGGATGGGATACCTGATGAAAGTAAAAGAATGCATATTTCTGAATATGCTCTTTATAAAAAAAAAGGGTCTCAAATTAAATGGGATGGAAGTAAGATATCTGGTGCTAAAAGGGTTGGAGCCCAAAGTGGATTTTCAATTCTCACTTTGCTTAAGAAACAAAAGGAACAAAAAAATATTGAGTTTATAGATGAGTCAGAGCAAAGTTCAAATGCCTTGATTTATCATATTGCCAAAGGAAATTTAGATGCTGTTGCCATGTTGTCACTTCAAGCAGATAAAATTATTAAATTAAATAAAGATTTTTCAAATATTGAAAAAATAGAACCAGCATTAGAAAAAAAAGCATATTATCTAATTTTATCGCATAAACTTGTTAAAGAAGATCCTGAGCTTGCAAATAAAATATGGAAAACATTGCAAGAAGTAAGAAACTCTACCGAATACAAAGCAAAAGTAAAAGAAATTTTTAAAAAATATTTTTAA
- a CDS encoding PAS domain S-box protein, whose protein sequence is MDESSKLKLNSTLESSTLELSEDKIKDLSAQVTAINKTQAIIEFNLDGTILTANNNFLNAIGYHIDEIVGKHHRIFCEPSYYNSNEYRLFWDKLNKGEYDLGEYKRIGKGGKEIWIQASYNPIFDLFGKPYKVIKFATDITSQKLKNAEYEGQISAIGKSQAIIEFNLDGIIQNANDNFLNTMGYSLSEVKGMHHRMFCESNYTNSNEYRLFWEKLNRGEFDSGEYKRIGKGGKEIYISASYNPIFDLNGKPFKIIKYASDVSKQKLKDQELNALSKTQAVINFNLDGTIIEANDNFLSTMGYRIDEIKGKHHSIFCDSNYTSKSEYREFWNKLNNGQFVTGQFQRFAKGNREIWLQASYNPVFDLAGKVFKVVKYATEITKEKKEWLELVRILGETAIQLGAASEELATTASQLASNAKKTTEQSISASAASEEVSKGVQSVATSTEEMAASIKEISKNTTAGSEKTKQSMKRAQETNVLVTQLGMESKEIGTVMKTISSIAQQTNLLALNATIEAARAGDAGRGFAVVANEVKELAKQTAKATEDISVKIGTIQQSTSNAVSAIGDISKSVEEINTISMTIASAVEEQAATTNEVSRIVSESSKAVEGISISIKDVSESAAQSSTGASQLQDAAKGLSQLAMKLRDLVARLEAK, encoded by the coding sequence GTGGATGAATCTTCAAAATTAAAACTAAATTCCACTCTTGAAAGTAGCACTTTAGAGCTCTCAGAAGATAAAATAAAAGATCTATCTGCTCAAGTAACAGCTATTAATAAAACACAAGCTATTATTGAGTTTAATTTAGATGGAACTATTTTAACTGCAAACAATAATTTTCTAAATGCGATTGGTTATCATATTGATGAAATTGTTGGAAAACACCATCGTATTTTTTGTGAGCCAAGTTACTATAACTCAAATGAATATCGTTTGTTTTGGGATAAATTAAACAAAGGGGAATATGATTTAGGGGAATATAAACGTATAGGTAAAGGGGGAAAAGAAATTTGGATTCAAGCTTCTTATAATCCTATTTTTGATTTATTTGGTAAGCCCTATAAGGTTATTAAATTTGCTACAGATATAACTAGTCAAAAATTAAAAAATGCTGAATATGAAGGGCAAATTAGTGCCATTGGAAAATCACAAGCCATTATTGAATTTAATTTAGATGGTATTATTCAAAATGCGAATGATAATTTTTTAAATACAATGGGTTATTCTCTTAGTGAAGTTAAGGGAATGCATCATAGAATGTTTTGTGAATCAAATTATACAAATTCAAATGAATATCGTTTATTTTGGGAAAAATTAAACCGAGGTGAATTTGATTCTGGTGAATATAAGCGGATTGGTAAAGGTGGCAAAGAAATTTATATTTCTGCTTCATATAATCCTATTTTTGATTTAAATGGAAAACCTTTTAAAATAATTAAATATGCTTCTGATGTAAGTAAACAGAAATTAAAGGATCAAGAGTTAAATGCTCTTTCTAAAACACAAGCCGTAATTAATTTTAATTTAGATGGAACTATTATTGAAGCAAATGATAATTTTTTATCAACAATGGGATATAGAATAGATGAAATAAAGGGAAAACATCATTCTATTTTTTGCGATTCTAATTATACAAGTAAATCGGAGTATCGTGAATTTTGGAATAAGTTAAATAATGGTCAGTTTGTTACAGGACAGTTTCAAAGATTTGCTAAAGGCAATCGCGAGATTTGGCTTCAAGCATCTTATAATCCCGTATTTGATCTTGCTGGTAAAGTATTTAAAGTAGTAAAATATGCTACTGAAATAACCAAAGAAAAAAAAGAATGGCTAGAACTTGTTCGTATTTTGGGAGAAACAGCCATTCAGTTAGGCGCTGCTTCAGAAGAGCTTGCTACCACGGCTTCTCAATTAGCATCTAATGCTAAAAAAACTACAGAACAATCTATAAGTGCTTCTGCCGCTTCAGAAGAAGTTTCAAAAGGAGTTCAGTCTGTTGCAACAAGTACAGAAGAGATGGCCGCTTCCATCAAAGAAATTTCAAAAAACACAACAGCTGGTTCTGAAAAAACAAAACAAAGTATGAAACGTGCTCAAGAGACAAATGTCTTAGTGACTCAATTAGGAATGGAAAGTAAAGAAATTGGTACGGTGATGAAAACGATAAGTTCTATTGCACAGCAAACAAATTTATTAGCATTAAATGCTACAATAGAAGCGGCAAGAGCAGGAGATGCTGGTAGAGGATTTGCTGTTGTTGCAAATGAAGTCAAAGAGCTTGCAAAACAAACTGCAAAAGCGACAGAAGATATTTCAGTTAAAATTGGAACTATTCAACAAAGTACTTCAAATGCAGTGTCCGCAATTGGAGATATTTCTAAGTCTGTAGAAGAAATCAATACCATTTCAATGACAATCGCATCAGCCGTTGAAGAACAAGCTGCTACGACAAATGAAGTATCACGAATTGTTTCAGAGTCCAGTAAAGCTGTGGAAGGAATTTCTATTTCAATCAAGGATGTTTCTGAATCCGCGGCTCAAAGTTCAACGGGTGCTTCGCAACTACAGGATGCAGCAAAAGGTTTAAGTCAATTAGCAATGAAACTCCGTGATTTAGTAGCTAGATTGGAAGCAAAATAA
- a CDS encoding LPP20 family lipoprotein: MFIKKNKNFITLAGMSLFISLNSYAQTDPCSTLADLQTKTDTNSFVGYGSASSQKEADQNAQVDLARNIRQKVTATSTVDETKDDASLKATSKSVVSEVLIGAKVLKRCSDKGTFSAVVTLEKKAFVSSMTEKLTANIKKADNLIQAIEKAKTDEALGKGVDNAKKFLAEYQDNSESDLEVCKVYKGCSEINIDNIHNLAELVSKEGDKDQYVFITNNDKVSTALRDDLITLLEDDPKDKIKIMDGAVTESGSDSKRKILASCKAKVGSKIPGTDDRIVETRCTLEAYIGKQKKFRKVYSCKATVDSEISVDDAVSTCSGRLTLE; this comes from the coding sequence ATGTTTATAAAAAAAAATAAAAACTTTATAACCTTAGCAGGGATGTCATTATTTATTTCTCTAAATAGTTATGCTCAAACAGATCCTTGTTCTACCTTAGCCGATTTACAAACTAAAACAGATACCAACTCATTTGTAGGTTATGGCTCAGCATCTTCGCAAAAAGAAGCAGACCAAAATGCACAGGTAGATCTTGCTCGTAACATACGTCAAAAAGTAACAGCAACATCAACTGTTGATGAAACAAAAGACGACGCTTCTTTAAAAGCAACTTCAAAGTCTGTTGTTTCAGAAGTTTTGATTGGTGCTAAAGTATTAAAAAGGTGTTCTGATAAGGGAACTTTTTCTGCAGTAGTTACTTTAGAAAAAAAAGCTTTTGTATCATCAATGACTGAAAAACTAACTGCAAATATTAAAAAAGCAGATAATTTAATTCAAGCTATCGAAAAAGCAAAAACGGATGAAGCGTTAGGTAAGGGCGTCGACAATGCTAAAAAATTTCTAGCAGAATACCAAGACAATTCAGAATCCGATCTAGAAGTTTGTAAAGTCTATAAAGGATGTTCTGAAATAAATATCGATAACATTCATAATTTAGCGGAATTGGTATCTAAAGAAGGTGATAAAGACCAATATGTTTTTATTACTAATAATGACAAAGTTTCGACTGCATTAAGAGATGATCTCATTACTTTATTAGAAGACGATCCAAAAGATAAAATTAAGATTATGGACGGCGCTGTAACTGAGTCAGGTAGTGATTCTAAACGTAAAATTCTTGCTAGTTGTAAGGCAAAAGTGGGTTCAAAAATTCCTGGAACAGATGATCGCATTGTAGAAACCCGTTGCACTTTAGAAGCGTATATTGGAAAGCAAAAAAAGTTTCGCAAAGTATATAGCTGTAAAGCTACTGTAGATTCCGAAATTTCAGTTGATGATGCGGTATCAACATGCTCTGGAAGATTAACTTTAGAATAA
- the tgt gene encoding tRNA guanosine(34) transglycosylase Tgt — protein sequence MLTNRNLIEFSNIKSLQLSKEFKEGSLDTKDLKANDLINEFSQVIEKGIATNEDLSLLEKVGPRVTKLKFGNVELETPIFMPVGTVGSVKSLSPEDVYSIGYKIILGNTYHLNLRPGMDLMREFNGLHEFMRWPGAILTDSGGFQVMSLAKIRKLTEEGATFANHINGAKITLTPESVVQIQEDIDSDIQMVLDECTPYPATHAEALSSMERSMRWATRARSARKKLNRAQFGIVQGGMYGDLRVKSVKQLIENNFEGYAIGGLSVGESKREMRRLLSATIPWMPHDKPRYLMGVGAPDDLIDAILLGIDMFDCVMPTRNARNGSVFVRSSSSANGKIQIKNSIHKSSKEPLDSLCNCYTCKNYSRAYLRHLFVAEELLVFRLLSIHNLQFLFDLTYEMRESIRSGNIFENVSEIRRIFAPGSL from the coding sequence ATGTTAACTAATAGAAATTTAATTGAGTTTTCGAATATTAAATCATTACAACTTTCAAAAGAGTTTAAAGAAGGTTCACTTGATACAAAAGATTTAAAAGCAAACGATTTAATAAATGAGTTTTCTCAAGTTATTGAAAAAGGAATTGCTACAAATGAAGATCTCTCCTTGCTTGAAAAAGTTGGACCAAGAGTTACTAAATTAAAATTTGGAAATGTTGAATTAGAAACTCCTATATTTATGCCTGTTGGAACAGTTGGGAGTGTTAAATCACTCTCGCCTGAAGATGTTTATTCTATAGGATATAAAATTATTTTAGGAAATACATATCATTTAAATTTAAGACCAGGAATGGATCTTATGCGCGAATTTAATGGCTTGCATGAATTTATGAGATGGCCTGGAGCTATTTTAACAGATAGTGGTGGTTTTCAAGTAATGAGTTTAGCTAAAATTCGTAAGTTAACAGAAGAAGGCGCTACATTTGCAAATCATATTAACGGTGCAAAAATTACTTTAACACCTGAAAGTGTCGTTCAAATTCAAGAAGATATTGACTCTGATATACAAATGGTTTTGGATGAATGTACTCCTTATCCAGCAACTCATGCAGAAGCTTTGTCAAGCATGGAACGTTCTATGCGTTGGGCAACAAGAGCACGTAGTGCAAGAAAAAAATTAAATAGAGCGCAGTTTGGAATTGTTCAAGGTGGAATGTATGGTGATTTAAGAGTTAAAAGTGTAAAACAACTCATTGAAAATAATTTTGAAGGTTATGCAATTGGAGGTCTTTCTGTAGGTGAATCTAAAAGAGAAATGCGAAGATTGCTTTCTGCAACAATTCCCTGGATGCCACATGATAAGCCGAGATATTTAATGGGTGTCGGTGCTCCTGATGATTTAATTGATGCCATATTACTTGGTATTGATATGTTTGACTGTGTTATGCCAACTCGAAATGCGCGTAATGGAAGTGTATTTGTAAGATCTTCTTCTTCTGCTAATGGTAAAATTCAAATAAAAAACTCTATTCATAAATCAAGTAAAGAGCCATTAGATTCACTTTGTAATTGTTATACTTGTAAAAATTACTCAAGGGCTTATTTGCGTCATCTTTTTGTTGCAGAAGAACTATTGGTTTTTAGGCTATTGTCGATTCATAATCTGCAGTTTTTATTTGATCTCACATATGAAATGAGAGAATCTATTAGATCTGGAAATATATTTGAAAATGTTTCAGAAATAAGAAGGATCTTTGCTCCTGGGAGTTTATAA